One window from the genome of Ramlibacter henchirensis encodes:
- a CDS encoding response regulator produces the protein MGARTVLLVDDDRDFTDTLAMLFEAEGFDVLTARDGRSAVDVAHEVRPPVILLDLAMPGEDGYKVLASIRTDAGSAQPAVFAVSGWGTEGMEDSCVAAGFDGYFRKPCEPAGLMRRVAEAIYRRCVQDDERSRHESLHPGEARPVGHPSRD, from the coding sequence ATGGGCGCGCGCACTGTCCTGCTGGTGGACGATGACCGGGATTTCACCGACACCCTGGCAATGTTGTTCGAGGCGGAGGGATTCGATGTCCTTACTGCGCGCGATGGCCGGTCAGCGGTGGACGTCGCGCACGAGGTGCGGCCTCCCGTGATCCTGCTGGACCTCGCGATGCCTGGAGAAGACGGCTACAAGGTGCTGGCGTCCATCCGCACCGACGCTGGCTCCGCTCAGCCTGCCGTCTTCGCGGTTTCGGGCTGGGGAACCGAAGGCATGGAAGATTCATGCGTGGCCGCAGGGTTCGACGGCTACTTCAGGAAACCTTGTGAGCCCGCAGGCCTGATGCGCCGCGTTGCGGAGGCGATCTACCGCAGGTGCGTGCAAGACGACGAGCGCAGCCGTCACGAGTCGCTGCACCCGGGAGAAGCACGCCCGGTGGGGCATCCTTCCCGGGACTGA
- a CDS encoding response regulator, with the protein MPEDGQHPGALRILVVDDNRDAATALSILLELEGHRTRTAHNGLEAVREASRERYDAVMLDLGMPIMDGFQAAAVLRQLWPAPLLIACTAWDDAGTRSRTSDLGFSVHLTKPVPLEVLKAALRRVGPAAKARSGSGGR; encoded by the coding sequence ATGCCTGAGGACGGCCAGCACCCCGGCGCCTTGCGCATCCTGGTGGTGGACGACAACCGCGACGCCGCGACCGCCCTGTCGATCCTGCTCGAACTCGAGGGGCACCGCACCCGCACGGCCCACAACGGGCTGGAGGCCGTCCGGGAAGCGAGCCGCGAGCGCTACGACGCGGTCATGCTCGACCTGGGCATGCCCATCATGGACGGGTTCCAGGCGGCCGCCGTGCTGAGACAGCTCTGGCCTGCACCGCTGCTGATCGCCTGTACGGCGTGGGACGATGCCGGCACCCGCAGTCGCACATCCGACCTGGGCTTCTCCGTCCACCTGACCAAGCCCGTCCCGCTCGAGGTGCTCAAGGCCGCACTGCGACGGGTGGGCCCGGCGGCGAAGGCAAGGTCCGGCTCAGGTGGACGGTGA
- a CDS encoding response regulator transcription factor, producing the protein MPQSALVAIVDDDPSIRDTTQDLLASAGLDAETFVSAQQLLDSGHLDRVACVVADMRMPGMSGLALHEHVAASGGSVSTILITAYPDEATRRRALKAGVIAYLTKPFAGDELLDCIGLAAQRSPSVAIEGRFPPPHGRRDGEPGSPTLPSEECSMPSPCEVDGAEQLRAVHTTLAAATAVLPITPEMAWSVPRLVKRTRLIPPGPQSTTGVLRAVIGTPALDEAFAQALADSGFLSCDKALEQARWKYDIEEMLAKERSGGAGQVLEHCRSVLAQHRTRQPFDWDAVLAELQTLASWFPELRTLHLLEQLYTRLQALHVQAVLAAELWVGRGSARSMGVAHA; encoded by the coding sequence ATGCCGCAAAGCGCACTCGTCGCGATCGTGGACGATGACCCGTCCATCCGCGACACCACACAGGACCTGCTCGCGTCGGCGGGCCTGGACGCCGAAACGTTCGTGTCTGCGCAGCAATTGCTCGACTCGGGCCATCTGGATCGCGTCGCCTGCGTGGTCGCGGACATGCGCATGCCGGGGATGAGCGGGCTGGCGCTGCACGAGCACGTCGCGGCATCCGGGGGCAGCGTGTCCACCATCCTCATCACGGCGTACCCGGACGAGGCCACCCGCAGGCGCGCCCTCAAGGCGGGCGTGATCGCCTATCTCACCAAGCCGTTCGCCGGCGACGAACTGCTCGACTGCATCGGCCTGGCGGCGCAGCGGAGCCCGTCCGTGGCGATCGAGGGCAGGTTTCCGCCGCCACACGGGCGCCGTGACGGCGAGCCTGGATCCCCGACCCTTCCGAGCGAGGAGTGTTCAATGCCTTCACCGTGCGAAGTCGACGGCGCCGAGCAGTTGCGCGCCGTGCACACGACGCTTGCGGCCGCTACGGCCGTCCTGCCCATCACACCGGAGATGGCGTGGTCGGTCCCGCGGCTGGTCAAGCGCACGCGGCTCATTCCGCCCGGGCCGCAATCGACCACCGGAGTGCTGCGCGCCGTGATCGGGACGCCGGCGCTGGATGAGGCCTTCGCGCAGGCGCTGGCCGATTCGGGTTTCCTGTCGTGCGACAAGGCCCTGGAGCAGGCACGCTGGAAGTACGACATCGAGGAAATGCTGGCCAAGGAGCGCAGCGGGGGCGCGGGTCAGGTGCTGGAGCATTGCCGCAGCGTCCTGGCGCAACACCGCACCCGGCAGCCATTCGACTGGGATGCCGTGCTGGCCGAGCTGCAGACGCTGGCGTCGTGGTTCCCGGAACTTCGCACCCTGCACCTCCTGGAGCAGCTCTACACGAGGCTCCAGGCCCTGCACGTGCAAGCGGTGCTTGCCGCCGAGCTCTGGGTCGGCCGGGGTTCGGCTCGCAGCATGGGAGTGGCGCATGCCTGA
- a CDS encoding LysR substrate-binding domain-containing protein — MELRHLRYFVSLAECLSFTRAAERMHVTQSTLSHQIKQLEDEVGQPLFERIGKRVVLTQAGESFLGYASKALREVDDGLSHLMRAGDELTGEVRIGATGTFNITFVPECLAMFLQRNPTVKVTVEELAANAIGQRLIDSTLDVGIAYQPADPTHLWFEPLYTEEMVLVVAPSHPLAQRRRVRMVELHRQNLVLLPHAFATRTMLEECFRAAGAEPVVAAEMNAIAPMIGIVARTQLATIVSSHAVTPREDVRIVPLESPTPVRTPGMLWKRDAKQPPAVRSFAACIRKLALGRSLNGGAIRERRADAAV; from the coding sequence ATGGAACTGCGCCACCTGCGCTACTTCGTGTCTCTGGCCGAGTGCCTGTCGTTCACCCGCGCGGCCGAGCGGATGCATGTAACGCAGTCGACGCTTTCGCACCAGATCAAACAGCTCGAGGACGAAGTCGGCCAGCCGCTGTTCGAGCGGATCGGCAAGCGCGTGGTGCTCACGCAGGCCGGCGAGAGCTTCCTGGGCTACGCGTCCAAGGCGCTGCGCGAAGTGGACGACGGCCTGTCGCACCTGATGCGCGCCGGCGATGAACTCACGGGCGAGGTACGCATCGGCGCCACGGGGACGTTCAACATCACCTTCGTCCCCGAGTGCCTGGCGATGTTCCTGCAGCGCAATCCCACGGTGAAGGTGACGGTGGAGGAACTCGCCGCCAATGCCATCGGCCAGCGGCTGATCGACTCCACACTCGATGTCGGCATCGCCTACCAGCCCGCCGATCCCACGCACCTGTGGTTCGAGCCGCTCTACACCGAGGAGATGGTCCTCGTCGTTGCGCCCTCACACCCGCTGGCCCAGCGCCGGCGCGTGCGGATGGTGGAACTGCACCGGCAGAACCTGGTGCTGCTGCCCCATGCCTTCGCGACCCGCACGATGCTGGAGGAATGCTTCCGCGCGGCCGGCGCGGAACCGGTGGTGGCGGCGGAGATGAATGCGATCGCGCCCATGATCGGCATCGTGGCCCGCACGCAGCTGGCGACGATCGTCTCCAGCCACGCCGTCACGCCGCGGGAAGACGTGCGCATCGTGCCGCTGGAGAGTCCGACGCCGGTGCGCACGCCCGGGATGCTGTGGAAGCGCGACGCGAAACAGCCGCCGGCCGTGCGGTCGTTCGCGGCTTGCATTCGCAAGCTGGCGCTGGGGCGGAGTCTGAACGGGGGTGCGATCCGGGAGCGGCGCGCGGACGCGGCGGTGTAG
- a CDS encoding beta strand repeat-containing protein codes for MISRDAMKRSSIERAFTAIALALMRWRLSPFTTVKRARWPGALRQVAALFIIVLGLAAGGMAAAAPPAPTPLGPVNGANVTVPATMSWSAVTDPSGAAIAGYNWRVSASPSMTPLVFADSTNGTTTQDTLSGLSPGSYFWQVQAAGSAGESSAWSPAQSFNVTGAGPGTPGTPVLAPTRGYSTFHPWESVHFSWSAVPGAPTYRLEVSSDPSFPLGTPGVVTFWNENIRATTDGFVHHPSLGEGTFYARVFATDSDFVGGIRSLPSNVIQYTVFYNNPIGPPPVLVSPVNGETLTLPVTLRWEHVPNPQASGYVWEVATDATFSNIEAFYNQSTEPFAVLPPLTPGPKFWRVLSQHGLSSFDPRTGASTNANTEWSATGRFTVSAAPAVPVAITTVGGALPQSVYGGPGRHVGVQLSGVAPAGGAAVAMTSSNPALVPVPATLTVAAGFAENSVAIPIGQVTAPTAVVLTATFNGASISRQLTVLPPTLNDDPFQANPTRATGGAAMFGYVDLEGGAFPGVAPAGGFIVNLSTNSPAAIVPNAVTIPAGSVGVGFPIQTSPVPTSTVVTITASAGGVTTQWPITLEAAAAPTSFFVRPMSTTSGSQGVVTAAEGTGFDQILQVTSSNPALAQVPSVVTVFAGSGVGFFDITTTPVTAQSIVTISVSGGGVTRSAALTLHPALPALTSLTVNPTTVAGGATATGTVRLASAAPAGGVAINLGSNLPRAASVPASVTVPAGATSATFTVTTFPSALTTVQLTAALNNVFQSAAITVGPSAPPPGPTLSAVSLTPTSVAGGTASTGRVTLSGAAPSGGAVVTLSDDSAATAVPSSVTVPAGASSASFTVTTSPVTAATAASISAVFGGVTRTAALTVNAPTSPPPPEAPSAPSAPTLLSPAADARPAQPVTFDWSDVANATSYEIQVDDSSTMTAPFRASRVVNVSQATIEGLPAQRLWWRVRAQNSAGVFGPFSSARRFEPRAATAPAAASLSSVSVNPASVVGPASSTGTASLTAPAPSGGVVVALASSNPAVAAVPASVTVPAGATSASFAVTTSAVAANTGVTLTGTYNGTSRTASLTVTPAAAPPPPASLATLALNPGNVTGGGTSQASVTLTGPAPAGGAVVALSDNSTAAAVPASVTVPAGASSASFTVTTSPVTAATAATISAVLGAVTRTAVLTVNPPGTNAALTVSASGRSGERITSSPAGISVTVGSSGSASFATGTSITLNASNGRDVIWSGACSSGGNKTRTCTLTINGNASVSANVQ; via the coding sequence ATGATCTCCAGAGACGCCATGAAGAGGTCCTCGATCGAGAGGGCCTTCACCGCGATTGCCCTGGCGCTGATGCGGTGGCGCTTGTCGCCCTTCACGACAGTGAAGCGTGCGAGGTGGCCTGGCGCCTTGCGGCAGGTCGCTGCTCTCTTCATCATCGTTCTCGGCCTCGCCGCCGGCGGCATGGCCGCTGCCGCGCCGCCTGCGCCAACTCCTCTCGGACCGGTCAACGGCGCGAACGTCACGGTGCCGGCCACCATGTCCTGGTCGGCCGTCACCGACCCGAGCGGCGCTGCCATCGCGGGCTACAACTGGAGAGTCAGTGCCTCGCCGAGCATGACGCCCTTGGTCTTCGCGGACTCGACGAACGGAACGACCACGCAGGACACCCTGAGCGGCCTCTCGCCCGGTTCGTATTTCTGGCAGGTCCAGGCGGCCGGCAGCGCGGGCGAATCGAGCGCGTGGTCGCCGGCGCAAAGCTTCAACGTCACCGGCGCCGGCCCCGGCACGCCGGGCACGCCCGTGCTTGCGCCCACGCGCGGGTATTCGACCTTCCATCCGTGGGAGAGCGTGCATTTCAGCTGGAGCGCCGTTCCAGGTGCGCCGACCTACCGCCTCGAGGTCTCGAGCGACCCCAGCTTCCCGCTGGGCACCCCGGGCGTCGTGACGTTCTGGAACGAGAACATCCGCGCGACCACCGACGGCTTCGTGCACCACCCCAGCCTGGGTGAAGGCACCTTCTATGCACGCGTGTTCGCCACCGACTCGGATTTCGTCGGGGGCATCCGCAGCCTGCCTTCCAACGTCATCCAGTACACGGTGTTCTACAACAACCCCATCGGGCCGCCGCCGGTGCTGGTGTCTCCCGTGAATGGGGAGACGCTGACGCTTCCGGTGACGCTCCGTTGGGAGCATGTCCCCAACCCGCAGGCCTCGGGCTACGTCTGGGAAGTCGCCACCGACGCGACGTTCTCGAACATCGAGGCGTTCTACAACCAGTCCACCGAGCCGTTCGCCGTCCTGCCGCCGCTCACGCCCGGACCCAAGTTCTGGCGCGTGCTCTCGCAGCATGGCCTGTCTTCGTTCGATCCACGCACGGGCGCCTCGACCAACGCCAACACAGAATGGTCCGCGACGGGACGATTCACGGTCAGCGCCGCGCCGGCTGTGCCGGTGGCGATCACGACCGTGGGCGGCGCCCTGCCGCAGTCGGTCTACGGCGGCCCCGGCCGCCATGTCGGTGTGCAGCTCAGTGGCGTGGCCCCGGCGGGCGGGGCGGCGGTCGCCATGACCAGCTCGAACCCGGCCTTGGTGCCGGTGCCGGCGACACTCACGGTGGCGGCTGGCTTCGCCGAGAACAGTGTTGCGATCCCCATCGGGCAGGTGACAGCCCCCACGGCGGTGGTGCTGACGGCGACGTTCAATGGCGCATCCATATCGCGCCAGCTGACCGTGCTGCCGCCGACACTCAACGACGATCCGTTCCAGGCGAACCCGACACGCGCCACGGGCGGAGCAGCGATGTTCGGCTATGTGGACCTGGAGGGCGGCGCCTTCCCCGGCGTTGCGCCGGCGGGAGGATTCATCGTGAACCTCTCGACCAACTCTCCGGCTGCGATCGTCCCCAACGCGGTCACGATTCCCGCGGGCTCCGTCGGCGTCGGGTTCCCCATCCAGACGAGCCCGGTGCCGACGAGCACGGTGGTCACCATCACAGCGAGCGCGGGAGGCGTGACGACGCAGTGGCCGATCACGCTGGAAGCAGCCGCTGCGCCCACGTCGTTCTTCGTCAGGCCGATGTCGACGACAAGTGGCTCCCAGGGCGTCGTCACCGCCGCGGAGGGGACAGGATTCGACCAGATCCTGCAGGTGACGAGCAGCAACCCGGCGCTGGCGCAGGTGCCCAGCGTCGTGACGGTCTTCGCCGGGAGCGGTGTCGGCTTCTTCGACATCACGACCACCCCGGTCACCGCGCAATCCATCGTGACGATCTCGGTGTCCGGAGGGGGCGTGACCCGGTCCGCTGCGCTGACGCTGCATCCGGCCTTGCCTGCGCTGACGTCGCTCACGGTGAATCCGACCACTGTCGCAGGAGGCGCTACCGCGACCGGCACCGTCCGGCTGGCGAGCGCCGCACCTGCGGGCGGGGTCGCGATCAACCTGGGGAGCAATCTTCCCCGCGCGGCCAGCGTGCCGGCGAGCGTCACCGTCCCCGCGGGTGCCACCAGCGCCACTTTCACGGTGACGACCTTCCCCAGCGCCCTGACGACCGTTCAGCTCACGGCCGCCCTCAACAACGTGTTCCAGTCCGCGGCGATCACCGTCGGCCCGTCGGCCCCGCCGCCGGGGCCGACGCTCTCGGCAGTGAGCCTCACCCCGACGAGCGTCGCGGGCGGTACGGCTTCGACCGGCAGGGTGACCCTGAGCGGCGCCGCGCCGAGCGGCGGAGCGGTGGTGACGCTCTCGGACGATTCGGCCGCGACCGCCGTGCCGTCCAGTGTCACCGTCCCCGCGGGAGCCAGCAGCGCCAGTTTCACCGTCACGACGTCGCCGGTGACGGCCGCGACCGCGGCGAGCATCTCCGCGGTCTTCGGCGGCGTGACGCGTACTGCGGCGCTCACGGTGAATGCCCCGACGTCACCACCGCCGCCGGAGGCGCCGTCCGCGCCTTCCGCGCCGACGCTGCTCTCTCCGGCCGCCGACGCAAGACCAGCGCAACCCGTCACTTTCGACTGGAGCGACGTCGCCAACGCGACCAGCTACGAGATCCAGGTCGATGATTCCTCGACCATGACGGCCCCGTTCAGGGCGAGCCGGGTGGTCAACGTTTCGCAGGCGACCATCGAAGGCCTGCCCGCGCAACGCCTGTGGTGGCGCGTGCGGGCGCAGAACTCGGCGGGTGTGTTCGGTCCGTTCTCGAGCGCGCGGCGCTTCGAGCCGCGGGCGGCTACGGCTCCCGCAGCAGCGAGCCTGTCGTCGGTGTCGGTGAACCCCGCGAGCGTGGTGGGCCCGGCCTCTTCGACCGGCACTGCGAGCTTGACTGCGCCGGCACCCTCGGGCGGTGTGGTCGTGGCCCTGGCCAGCAGCAACCCGGCAGTGGCCGCCGTTCCCGCCAGCGTCACCGTGCCGGCGGGTGCGACCAGCGCCAGCTTCGCCGTGACCACCAGCGCGGTTGCCGCGAACACCGGCGTGACGCTCACGGGGACCTACAACGGCACGAGCCGGACGGCCTCGCTCACGGTGACGCCGGCGGCCGCGCCACCGCCACCCGCGAGCCTCGCTACCTTGGCCTTGAACCCCGGCAACGTGACCGGCGGTGGGACCTCGCAGGCGAGCGTGACGTTGACAGGCCCGGCACCGGCCGGCGGAGCGGTGGTGGCGCTTTCCGACAACTCGACCGCGGCGGCGGTGCCGGCGAGCGTCACCGTGCCTGCCGGCGCCAGCAGCGCCAGTTTCACCGTCACGACGAGCCCGGTCACGGCCGCGACTGCGGCGACGATCTCCGCAGTGTTGGGCGCCGTCACCAGGACGGCGGTGCTCACGGTCAACCCGCCCGGCACCAATGCGGCCTTGACGGTGAGTGCGAGCGGACGCAGCGGAGAACGGATCACATCTAGCCCTGCGGGCATCAGTGTCACCGTCGGCAGCAGCGGCTCGGCCTCCTTTGCCACCGGAACGTCGATCACGCTGAACGCATCGAACGGCCGCGATGTGATCTGGTCGGGTGCATGCTCCAGCGGCGGCAACAAGACCAGGACCTGCACGTTGACGATCAATGGCAATGCCTCTGTCAGCGCCAACGTGCAGTAA
- a CDS encoding response regulator transcription factor: MRVDRPVVYVVEDDPSMREAVQDLIASVGLEARGFASPREFLQSSRPDVPGCLVLDVRLPGSSGLAFQQELARAGVLLPVIFITGHGDIPMSVRAIKAGAVEFLTKPFRDQELLDSVHAAIERDRALRQDAAALEDLRQRFATLTPREREIMALVIVGRMNKQIAGELGVSEVTVKVHRGQIMRKMRAKSLPELVRMGDMLRLGGTWSPST; encoded by the coding sequence ATGCGAGTGGACCGGCCCGTCGTCTACGTGGTCGAGGACGACCCGTCGATGAGGGAGGCCGTCCAGGACCTGATCGCCTCGGTGGGCCTGGAGGCCCGCGGGTTCGCGTCGCCCCGGGAGTTCCTCCAATCGAGCCGCCCCGACGTGCCCGGCTGCCTGGTCCTGGACGTTCGCCTGCCAGGGTCCAGCGGGCTCGCCTTCCAGCAGGAACTGGCACGCGCCGGCGTCCTGCTGCCCGTCATCTTCATCACCGGCCACGGCGACATCCCGATGTCGGTGCGCGCCATCAAGGCGGGGGCGGTGGAGTTCCTCACCAAGCCTTTTCGCGACCAGGAACTGCTCGATTCGGTGCATGCCGCCATCGAGCGCGACCGTGCGCTGCGGCAGGATGCCGCAGCCCTGGAGGACCTGCGGCAACGCTTCGCCACCCTGACGCCGCGCGAGCGGGAGATCATGGCGCTGGTGATCGTCGGGCGCATGAACAAGCAGATCGCAGGCGAGCTCGGCGTGAGCGAAGTGACCGTCAAGGTCCACCGGGGGCAGATCATGCGCAAGATGCGGGCGAAGTCGCTGCCCGAGCTCGTTCGCATGGGCGACATGCTGCGCCTGGGCGGCACGTGGTCACCGTCCACCTGA